The following proteins are encoded in a genomic region of Fundidesulfovibrio putealis DSM 16056:
- a CDS encoding toprim domain-containing protein: MGPYHRRDFKQLVPAVGQADGSQVDYHATNLWFGNHLYVPDRPLILVEGAIDAMRLRTMFPTINVLACLGQPSHEQLDSIHARVVMLGFDNDDAGREFAKKARRLVHSVKVAWLNWVMSKLQGQGSYWTLKCSGWFSKDGSCG, from the coding sequence GTGGGCCCTTACCATCGCCGGGATTTCAAACAACTCGTTCCGGCTGTCGGTCAAGCTGACGGCTCCCAGGTCGATTACCATGCCACGAACCTGTGGTTCGGGAATCACTTGTACGTGCCTGACCGCCCGCTGATCCTGGTGGAGGGCGCCATCGACGCCATGAGGCTGCGCACGATGTTCCCGACGATCAACGTCCTGGCATGCCTGGGCCAGCCGTCACACGAGCAACTGGACTCCATCCACGCCCGGGTGGTCATGCTCGGCTTCGACAATGACGACGCCGGGCGGGAGTTCGCCAAGAAGGCTCGTCGGCTGGTCCATTCTGTCAAGGTTGCTTGGCTCAATTGGGTGATGTCAAAATTACAAGGCCAGGGGAGCTATTGGACGTTGAAATGCTCAGGCTGGTTTTCGAAAGACGGAAGCTGTGGATGA